The Gossypium hirsutum isolate 1008001.06 chromosome D06, Gossypium_hirsutum_v2.1, whole genome shotgun sequence genome contains the following window.
ATGGCAACTACAAAACTGGACCTTGTATTGAAATGAAAAGCAGAATTTTATGTCAACAAATTGATGCGTATAATGGCAGCTAGACTGTGTCTTCTTCTGATCTTTCTAATATGAAGATGTTCTCTTTATCATCTCTCCCTATCCTCATCGTATCATCTACATACCTGTAGTGTTCAACCCAACTCAAGGAACAACAATGTGAAGTTACAATATTAATACCACAAAACATCCACCAAAGCACTAGGAGAAATAGTAAAGGATACGTTATCTCCAGCCACCCATCCGGATTGAAGATAGCAAGCAGAACATCATAATTTTTCGAGAACACATTCAACAGCTATGCTTTCACCAAAACAAATTAAGCTTCAAGTTTGGGAAATTTTGAGTATTTCTCTGTGATGTACAACAGTTTACAGCTTACCTGATCAGGAGTGACTGTCGAGTTATCGTAACTTACATCAACTCTCTGCAgattttgaaacaaaaatacACTTGAATCATGATCCAGGTTTTGTATGTTGGTGGAATATATAAGGAAAAGGCAGAAAGAAAGAAGGTTTAACTGATTTGGATGCGATCTTGAAGGAAGCTTCAATTGTGAGCTTCCCATTTAACAATTTCAATCCTCTGGCATTGAACTTTATCACGTTAACTGCTTTGCTCTCCATTTTCCCATCAccaaatgctaatgttagtaaaACACgaatcacatcacaaatccagcTTCATATAGAAAAAATGGCACACCAGTTTTTATTTCACTACTAGGATGAGAATCTGGATATTTAAATCATTCAGTTATGGTATAAGTCCCAGAAAAGGTTTAATTcataatttggtacctaagtttgGCATTTTTTTCTAAActggtactttttttttttttgagtttaacTGGTAACTGTATTTGACaaagttatacattttgataCTTGAAGAAAACAGTGTGTTAACCTTTTAGTATTTAATTCGGGTTTTGGAgtttatttgatgaaaattcataattaactaataatattagcaattagctttcatcaaatcaatcctAAATCCTGAATTAAATCACATCAATTGTACTgcatttgacaaattaaacaaattcacaattaacactaaatttattctattaccAAAATCATAAAACATTCACACCTAATAGTATTAGTAATtaaatttcatcaaatcaaccctaaaacaTGAGTATTTAGAGTGCATAAGAAACTCAGgcaccaaataatatattaaactttCTTGAAATTTCTCAAGCAACTCAGTATTTAGAGTGCATAAGAAACTCTTAGATGTATACAATACCTTTTCAATATCAATGATCTGGAAAAACTCTCCCAAAGTGATGAAATCCCTCAACCCAAGCTTTGTTCTCTTGGAACCCAAGATTGTAATAGTACTATAAAGTAGCTTCCAGCAACCACCTACCTTCATCccatttatagaaaaaaaaaaaaaaaactctaaaaccaTATCCTTAACTTTATTTCAACAAGTAGAATATAAGTTCAAGTTCACCTTTTCTAGATTCAAGATAGGATCTGGAGTTGGATTGTGAGATTCTAGCAGCTTCACCAGAGCTTCAACGTCAGATTTCTTTGAGGATGGGACTCCAAAAATCCCTCTATTGATTCCTTGGAACACATatacagaaaaaaaaaaattatctcagGAGTTGTTCACCATGTTATCCTGAGGTAAATATAGAGGAGGACCATACCTTTGAGTTGCTGTAAGAGTTCAGTTTTGAGGTGAGAAAGTGTGTTAGGATCTTGTAATACATCATCCTCATCGCCGATTAAGTCAGCGTTAGGTTCAGCCACTTTAGTGATGAAACAGGGGTTGAATCTAGAGGTGATAGCCATTGGATATGTGGTTGAGATGGCCCTGCAGCAAGCTTTCATCTTTCCATTGATTCTGGATATGGAAGGAAGCAAAGGGGGAGCATGGAGTAGTGGAGGGTGGATAAGCTTGTTGGAAATGGGTGGTGCAAACAAGTTTTGTTTCCTTCGTGTTGTGGAAAGAAAATGAAGCCCAGAGCTATCGGAATCCTCGGGGGAAAACCCAAGCTCTGGCATCAACTTACTAACCTTAGCATCAACCTCATCCAAATCCACAGCCTGAGCCCTCCTCTGCAACAAATCAAACTCATCCAAAAGCATTCCCATCAACTCCAAATCCTCGGTAGCCCCTTCTATCGACTTCTGTACCCTCTCTAACCTGTCAGAAATCTCCATTTCTTCTTTAAAAGCACTCATAAACTCCTCCCTCACCGTCCTGCTCATCGAAACCCCAAATTCTTGGTTCAAAAATGCAtttttcatgtttgatttggcCTTTATAACGTTCCCCGAATCGGGTTCTTCTTGTCCCGTTATAATTCTCAACCGGGTCGTTTTCCCTGCTGCATTTACTCCAACCAGTCCAATTTTCTCGCCTTTTTTCACTTCCCAATTCACATCTTTCGAAACAGTTACTCCTTTATAGCTCTTGCTAATGTTTTCAAGCTTTACACCGGAGGAAATACCCGAAGCACCGGCATTGGATTGCTTGTTGAAACGTTTCCGATCAATTTCTTCTGTATTGGAGGAAAACAGTGATTCAATGTCGCTTTCTGGGTCCTTAACGGAGGTTTCAACGCTGAGAGTGGAAACTTGGGCAGTTATTTTAGTTGGTCTAAATTTAAAGGTTTTGGGGGAGACTAAAGAGGAGGAATTGGGAGTAAACGAGGGGCAAGGAGAGGTGAAGAATGTTGAACGAAGGTCAAAACGGTGGAGTTTTGTGGAGAGCACCATGTTTGGGCGGTGGGAAAGTGAAGGAAAGTAtggaaatgaaaggaaaaaaggACAAAGAACAGAGGTGTGAAGAAAGGCAACGGGGGAGTTTCTCAGCCAGTAGAGTAAAAGAGAAACTCTCAGCCCACCAGTTGAGATGAGATGAGCGGACGGATGATATACAGGTGAAAGAGGGAGATTTCTAACCTCTATACCTTGCTATTTGTGTTGCACATAatacacaaataaataaagataagtaTCTAATTTTTGTCTGTCACATatgttgaaaaatataaaaagatggaTCAAACATAATATTTGAACTTAAAATtcggtaaaaaataaaaaaaccttattatttactttaatccATGCTTCAACTCTTCATTCAAttgatattttgttttctttgaataaataaatttcaccgATTAATGGATTACTTAATTTGATTTTTACTGTTTCAATTCAACAAAGATAACTATGAAAATGTAtggttttttcaattaaaatggaaacgaaaagtaaaagaaaaagaagaccaaggattcttttttttttctagtttaaaGATTAATTTGATGCATAggttttgattattttgagaAACTAAATTAACACTTtcctttaattaatttagaaaatttaattaattaaatttagttaattaaaaaatcaattaatttagttGGTTGGACAtctaagttgacatttaaaacttattttaagTGTCACGTCAGACTATCATTTGGGAGGTAACATATCTTAATGGCAGAGTGACCAtttcataacaaaataataacgtaagtgactaaaac
Protein-coding sequences here:
- the LOC107900585 gene encoding ABC transporter F family member 2 isoform X1, translated to MVLSTKLHRFDLRSTFFTSPCPSFTPNSSSLVSPKTFKFRPTKITAQVSTLSVETSVKDPESDIESLFSSNTEEIDRKRFNKQSNAGASGISSGVKLENISKSYKGVTVSKDVNWEVKKGEKIGLVGVNAAGKTTRLRIITGQEEPDSGNVIKAKSNMKNAFLNQEFGVSMSRTVREEFMSAFKEEMEISDRLERVQKSIEGATEDLELMGMLLDEFDLLQRRAQAVDLDEVDAKVSKLMPELGFSPEDSDSSGLHFLSTTRRKQNLFAPPISNKLIHPPLLHAPPLLPSISRINGKMKACCRAISTTYPMAITSRFNPCFITKVAEPNADLIGDEDDVLQDPNTLSHLKTELLQQLKGINRGIFGVPSSKKSDVEALVKLLESHNPTPDPILNLEKVGGCWKLLYSTITILGSKRTKLGLRDFITLGEFFQIIDIEKSKAVNVIKFNARGLKLLNGKLTIEASFKIASKSRVDVSYDNSTVTPDQLLNVFSKNYDVLLAIFNPDGWLEITYVDDTMRIGRDDKENIFILERSEEDTV
- the LOC107900585 gene encoding ABC transporter F family member 5 isoform X2, producing MVLSTKLHRFDLRSTFFTSPCPSFTPNSSSLVSPKTFKFRPTKITAQVSTLSVETSVKDPESDIESLFSSNTEEIDRKRFNKQSNAGASGISSGVKLENISKSYKGVTVSKDVNWEVKKGEKIGLVGVNAAGKTTRLRIITGQEEPDSGNVIKAKSNMKNAFLNQEFGVSMSRTVREEFMSAFKEEMEISDRLERVQKSIEGATEDLELMGMLLDEFDLLQRRAQAVDLDEVDAKVSKLMPELGFSPEDSDSSGLHFLSTTRRKQNLFAPPISNKLIHPPLLHAPPLLPSISRINGKMKACCRAISTTYPMAITSRFNPCFITKVAEPNADLIGDEDDVLQDPNTLSHLKTELLQQLKGINRGIFGVPSSKKSDVEALVKLLESHNPTPDPILNLEKVGGCWKLLYSTITILGSKRTKLGLRDFITLGEFFQIIDIEKHLVMGKWRAKQLT
- the LOC107900585 gene encoding ABC transporter F family member 5 isoform X3, producing MVLSTKLHRFDLRSTFFTSPCPSFTPNSSSLVSPKTFKFRPTKITAQVSTLSVETSVKDPESDIESLFSSNTEEIDRKRFNKQSNAGASGISSGVKLENISKSYKGVTVSKDVNWEVKKGEKIGLVGVNAAGKTTRLRIITGQEEPDSGNVIKAKSNMKNAFLNQEFGVSMSRTVREEFMSAFKEEMEISDRLERVQKSIEGATEDLELMGMLLDEFDLLQRRAQAVDLDEVDAKVSKLMPELGFSPEDSDSSGLHFLSTTRRKQNLFAPPISNKLIHPPLLHAPPLLPSISRINGKMKACCRAISTTYPMAITSRFNPCFITKVAEPNADLIGDEDDVLQDPNTLSHLKTELLQQLKGINRGIFGVPSSKKSDVEALVKLLESHNPTPDPILNLEKVGGCWKLLYSTITILGSKRTKLGLRDFITLGEFFQIIDIEKLT